The following are encoded together in the Arvicanthis niloticus isolate mArvNil1 chromosome 9, mArvNil1.pat.X, whole genome shotgun sequence genome:
- the LOC117715782 gene encoding taste receptor type 2 member 123-like — protein MFLQKINYSHLFTFAITFYVEIVAGILANGFIALVNIMDWAKRRRISTVDEILTAVALTRLIFVCSILICILLFILCTHLPMRSELLTAMNIIWVLNNHFSIWLATCLGVFYFLKIANFSNSLFLYLKWRAKKVVLMIILVSLIFLTLNILSLEMYDQLSIKIYDGNMSYSLVDSTQFLRNFLFTNSSEIFLITNSSHVFLPINSLFMLIPFSVSLVAFLMLIFSLWKHHKKMQVNAKRPRDASTMAHMKALQTGFSFLLLYAIYLLFIIIGILNLGLMKKIAILLFDHISGIVFPIGHSFVLILGNRKLRQASLSVLPCLRCQAKDMDIMSPK, from the coding sequence ATGTTCTTACAGAAAATAAACTACAGCCACTTGTTTACTTTTGCAATCACCTTCTATGTGGAAATAGTAGCAGGAATCCTAGCAAATGGATTTATAGCACTAGTGAATATCATGGACTGGGCCAAGAGAAGAAGGATCTCTACAGTGGATGAGATTCTCACCGCTGTGGCCCTTACCAGACTCATTTTTGTGTGCTCTATACTCATTTGTATACTGTTATtcatactgtgcacacatttgcctATGAGATCAGAATTGCTTACAGCAATGAATATTATCTGGGTACTGAACAATCATTTCAGCATCTGGCTTGCTACATGCCTCggtgtcttttattttctcaagatAGCCAATTTTTCTaactctttgtttctttatctaaAGTGGAGAGCTAAAAAAGTGGTTTTAATGATAATACTAGTGTCACTGATTTTCTtaactttaaacattttatctttAGAGATGTATGATCAGTTATCAATTAAGATTTATGATGGAAATATGTCTTATAGCTTGGTGGATTCAACACAATTTCTCAGAAATTTCTTATTTACCAACTCATCTGAAATTTTCTTAATCACCAACTCATCCCATGTTTTCTTACCCATCAACTCCCTGTTCATGCTCATACCCTTCTCAGTGTCCCTGGTAGCTTTTCTCATGCTCATCTTCTCACTGTGGAAGCATCACAAGAAGATGCAGGTCAATGCCAAACGACCTAGAGATGCCAGCACCATGGCCCACATGAAAGCCTTGCAAACTGGGTTCTCTTTCCTACTGCTGTATGCAATATACTTACTTTTCATTATAATAGGAATTCTGAATCTTGGATTGATGAAGAAAATAGCAATACTTTTATTTGACCACATTTCTGGAATAGTTTTTCCTATAGGCCACTCATTTGTGCTGATTCTGggaaacaggaagctgagacaagCTTCTCTTTCTGTGCTGCCTTGTCTGAGGTGCCAGGCCAAAGATATGGACATCATGAGTCCCAAATAA